One region of Salinirubrum litoreum genomic DNA includes:
- a CDS encoding heme NO-binding domain-containing protein, whose amino-acid sequence MHGVVFTELKSFVTETYSEQAWRSILDSADTSTGLYLPTSRYPDEEALAIVAAASEATDVPVPELLEAFGEYLAGSLLTMYGAQIDDDWSVFDLLERIETQIHTVLRMQDDEVEPPELACERTGEAEVVIDYRSDRELCALGRGLVAGVGDAYGQSLSVLERQCMHDGAGACEMVVRPSS is encoded by the coding sequence ATGCACGGCGTCGTGTTCACCGAACTGAAGTCGTTCGTCACAGAGACCTACAGCGAGCAGGCGTGGCGGTCGATTCTCGACAGCGCCGACACGAGTACGGGGCTCTACCTGCCGACGAGTCGGTACCCCGACGAGGAGGCACTCGCCATCGTCGCGGCCGCGAGCGAAGCGACCGACGTCCCGGTGCCCGAGTTGCTGGAGGCGTTCGGCGAGTACCTCGCCGGGTCGCTGTTGACGATGTACGGCGCACAGATCGACGACGACTGGAGCGTCTTCGACCTGCTCGAACGCATCGAGACACAGATACACACCGTCCTCCGGATGCAGGACGACGAGGTCGAACCGCCGGAACTGGCCTGCGAGCGCACCGGCGAAGCGGAGGTCGTCATCGACTATCGGTCGGATCGGGAGTTGTGTGCTCTCGGGAGAGGGCTGGTCGCGGGTGTCGGCGACGCCTACGGGCAGTCGCTGTCGGTGCTGGAACGACAGTGTATGCACGACGGCGCGGGCGCGTGTGAGATGGTCGTGCGACCGTCGTCGTGA
- a CDS encoding NAD(P)/FAD-dependent oxidoreductase — MKRVDVAVVGGGPAGAAAGRAAADGGASALVVEKGVPRADREGLGPDSTDAAGILDYWVDIMGIHPDEFPDGVLLRELNRAEFVGPTETATLHSTGIDASYDHFGYTMNRARFDDFLRSRAEDAGAEYRVGVTVRDVDHRLDAVGSDPRHVVRTATGEDIGADFLILADGPQRTVTNKVLDRFLPDDAKASERLASTRANHIAYQEYRRFPPEVFETVKDAIVFWWGHMPGHTAYPWVFPNDGEVCRVGLTMPIGMDIDDVREREKYKLLRPDDDRIPQGREYIRRLLEQEYGDEYDIEEDFPVVEDRGKSKGTETYPISSTRPIDSPAAAGICVVGGAMGTTSAFHEGGDHVAVRTGKIAGRLAAAGDTSNYNPAWKRAIGDELVRNVTMADMAHDYGPDDWDWVFGTANEMLAGSDGYRMFDQKLAAGVDAIKLLGTYRWRKFGFRGDRYVQLHESEYTV; from the coding sequence ATGAAGCGAGTAGACGTTGCGGTCGTCGGCGGAGGTCCCGCCGGGGCCGCCGCCGGCAGAGCGGCCGCCGACGGCGGTGCTTCGGCACTCGTCGTGGAGAAGGGAGTCCCGCGCGCCGACCGCGAGGGACTGGGCCCGGACTCGACAGACGCCGCCGGTATCCTCGACTACTGGGTGGACATCATGGGCATCCACCCCGACGAGTTCCCAGACGGTGTCCTCCTCCGGGAACTGAACCGTGCCGAGTTCGTCGGCCCGACCGAGACGGCGACCCTGCACAGCACCGGTATCGACGCCTCGTACGACCACTTCGGCTACACGATGAACCGCGCCCGGTTCGACGACTTCCTCCGGTCGCGCGCCGAGGACGCCGGGGCAGAGTATCGGGTCGGCGTCACGGTGAGAGACGTAGACCACCGACTCGACGCCGTGGGCTCCGATCCCCGCCACGTCGTCCGAACTGCGACGGGCGAGGATATCGGCGCGGACTTCCTGATCCTCGCCGACGGGCCACAGCGCACGGTGACGAACAAGGTCCTCGACCGGTTCCTCCCGGACGACGCGAAGGCCTCGGAGCGACTCGCCTCCACGCGCGCGAACCACATCGCGTACCAGGAGTACCGGCGCTTCCCCCCCGAGGTGTTCGAGACCGTGAAGGACGCCATCGTCTTCTGGTGGGGCCACATGCCTGGTCACACCGCCTACCCGTGGGTGTTCCCGAACGACGGCGAGGTCTGTCGCGTCGGCCTGACGATGCCCATCGGGATGGACATCGACGACGTGCGGGAGCGAGAGAAGTACAAACTGCTCCGGCCGGACGACGACCGCATCCCGCAGGGCAGAGAGTACATCCGGCGACTGCTCGAACAGGAGTACGGCGACGAGTACGATATCGAGGAGGACTTCCCGGTCGTCGAGGATCGCGGGAAGTCGAAGGGCACCGAGACGTACCCCATCTCCTCGACGCGACCGATCGACTCGCCGGCGGCGGCCGGCATCTGCGTCGTCGGGGGCGCGATGGGGACCACCTCGGCGTTCCACGAGGGCGGCGACCACGTCGCGGTCCGGACCGGCAAGATCGCCGGGCGACTCGCGGCGGCCGGCGACACGTCGAACTACAACCCCGCGTGGAAACGCGCCATCGGGGACGAACTCGTCCGGAACGTGACGATGGCGGACATGGCTCACGACTACGGCCCGGACGACTGGGACTGGGTGTTCGGGACCGCGAACGAGATGCTGGCAGGAAGCGACGGCTACCGCATGTTCGACCAGAAACTCGCCGCCGGTGTGGACGCGATCAAACTCCTCGGCACGTATCGGTGGCGGAAGTTCGGCTTCCGCGGCGACCGCTACGTCCAACTCCACGAGTCGGAGTACACCGTCTGA
- a CDS encoding cupin domain-containing protein, with translation MEKVSLADAFASFDDHWEPRLAAELNGQAVKLAKVEGEFVWHHHDDADELFFVHSGELRIELRDRDDIELTAGEMVVVPRGVEHRPVADEESEILLFEPRETRNTGNVESDETREELNRID, from the coding sequence GTGGAGAAAGTCTCACTCGCAGACGCGTTCGCGTCGTTCGACGACCACTGGGAGCCACGCCTCGCGGCCGAACTGAACGGACAGGCCGTCAAACTCGCCAAGGTCGAGGGTGAGTTCGTCTGGCACCACCACGACGACGCCGACGAACTGTTCTTCGTCCACTCGGGCGAACTGCGAATCGAACTCAGGGACCGAGACGACATCGAACTCACGGCGGGCGAGATGGTCGTCGTCCCACGCGGTGTCGAACACCGGCCGGTCGCCGACGAGGAGAGCGAGATTCTACTGTTCGAGCCACGCGAGACGCGGAATACGGGCAACGTCGAGAGCGACGAGACGCGGGAGGAACTGAACCGGATCGACTGA